Proteins co-encoded in one Bos mutus isolate GX-2022 unplaced genomic scaffold, NWIPB_WYAK_1.1 CTG219, whole genome shotgun sequence genomic window:
- the LOC102269560 gene encoding olfactory receptor 5W2-like, giving the protein MEKENCSSVTEFIFLGITSDLEVKVTLFAMLLVVYLINLLGNLGMIILIRMDPQLQTPMYFFLSHLSFCDLCYSTAIGPKMLVDLLAKNKPIPFYGCALQFLVACTFADSECLLLAVMAYDRYKAISSPLLYALSMSSGVCSLLVAGVYLVGMTDALIHTTLAFHLCFCGSNEINHFFCDLPPLYLLSCSDTQVNELTVFIVFGVIELSSISGVLISYCYIILAVSKIHSAEGRFKAFSTCASHLTAVAIFQGTMLFMYFRPSSIYSLDQDKMTSLFYTVMIPMLNPLIYSLRNKDVKNALGKLKNKRWFQRFI; this is encoded by the coding sequence atggagaaagaaaattgcTCCTCTGTgactgaattcattttcttggggattaCCAGTGATTTGGAAGTGAAAGTGACCTTATTTGCCATGTTGCTAGTTGTTTATCTCATTAATCTTCTGGGAAATCTTGGAATGATAATTTTGATTAGAATGGATCCCCAGCTGCAAACGCCAATGTACTTTTTCCTCAGCCACCTCTCTTTCTGTGACCTCTGCTATTCCACAGCAATTGGGCCCAAGATGCTGGTTGACCTTTTGGCCAAGAACAAACCAATCCCCTTCTATGGCTGTGCCCTACAGTTCTTGGTTGCCTGTACCTTTGCAGATTCTGAGTGTCTCCTGCTGGCAGTGATGGCCTATGATCGATACAAGGCCATCAGCAGCCCCTTGCTCTATGCGCTCAGCATGTCCAGTGGGGTGTGCTCCCTGCTCGTGGCTGGGGTTTACCTTGTGGGAATGACAGATGCTTTGATCCACACGACATTAGCATTCCACTTATGCTTTTGTGGGTCAAATGAGATTAACCACTTCTTCTGTGACTTACCTCCACTCTACCTTCTTTCCTGCTCTGATACACAAGTCAATGAATTGacagtatttattgtttttggtgTTATTGAATTGAGCTCAATTTCAGGAGTTCTTATCTCTTACTGTTATATCATCCTTGCAGTCTCAAAGATCCATTCTGCAGAGGGGAGGTTCAAAGCTTTCTCTACCTGCGCCTCCCACCTAACTGCTGTGGCAATTTTCCAGGGAACTATGCTTTTTATGTACTTTAGGCCAAGTTCAATCTACTCTTTAGATCAAGACAAAATGACCTCATTGTTTTACACCGTTATGATTCCCATGTTAAATCCCCTGATTTATAGCCTACGTAACAAGGATGTGAAAAATGCCCtaggaaaactaaaaaataaaagatggtttCAAAGATTtatataa